Genomic segment of Salvia splendens isolate huo1 chromosome 12, SspV2, whole genome shotgun sequence:
CATAAGTAATTCAAATGCCAAAGATAAACATTTAGCTATAATATATCTTCAATAACATGAGCAAAGAGAAGCACTCACGTTACAAAGCCATTGTTATCGATATCTGCAGCAAGAAACTGCGAGACAGTCATATCCTGTCCGAGCACCCACTGAGCCATCCTCCTGTGCCGCCTCTCAACCCTCAGTTCAGTCAAGTAGAGGAAGGCTCTAGCAACAGCAAGAGTCGACACGAGCAACCAAACGGAGGCAAAAACCCTCCCGGGCAAAGACTTAAACGCCCTATCCCCGTATCCAACAGTGGTCACAGACATGACAGACAGATAGAACGAATCCAACAAATCAAGCCTCTCCACAAAATGCATAACACCAACCCCAACTCCAATGCAAAGAACCACAACGCCCAACGCCAACGCCACTTTCATCCGTATCCTCATCCTCCCCTTCTTCACATCGATGATATACGAGGGGGGATCATGAGCACCCCGGCTCTTGATAGTCTTCAAGAGATGATTCTCTTGCAAATCAAGCATGTAACTAACCATCCCACTTAACAAAATATCGATGAAACCGAATCCCACAAGCACGAAAGTGACCGAAAACAGCTTGGTAGCAGTGCTATCAGGAGTTATATCACCATAGCCAATTGTACACATGGTCACAATGCAGAAATACAAAGCATCTACAACAGGGTGAGTTCTAATGGCAGTGAAAGAATCGATATTGAAAGAGTAAATAATCACACCAAAGCTCAAGTaaatgatcaagaaaatcaCACCCTGCTTCACAATTGAGGGCGTGGCAAACTTCGGCGGCGGCTTCGGATTCGAGCAATTGTCAATTTCGTTGATTGCCGCCATAGCCGGTGCGGTTTTGGAGCGGTGGAGGTTGCTCGTGGAGGGTGGATAATTGGGGTTGATTAGCCATGATTGTGGGATTTCTGGGTCATGGCTCGATTGCTTCTGATTGTTGTCAAGATTCAACCTTTCGGTAAAAATTGAGTCTTTGAGACCTGGTGAGGATGAGGAGGGAGAGCCGAAAATGAGGATGTCTTTGATTTCTCTGGGTGATGGGGTGATTGGCGGCGGCGGAATGCAGATATCGCGAAAAATCGAGTCTTTGAAAggtgatgaggaagaggagggaGAGCCGAAGATGAGGATGTCTTTGATTTCTCGGGGGGATGGGGTGATGGGCGGCGGCGGAATGCAGATTTCGTTGTTTTCAGGCAGAGGGAGGAGCGGCGGGAGAGACCTGCCGGTGTTGGTGTAAGAGATGAACGGCTCATCCATGTGAATCTGTGTAGAGAAACTGAAGATTAAGGGGTTGTTTGGCTGTGCTGGAACTTGGAACGGACAGACTTTCATCAGATCAGAGTCTCTTTTTGAGATGCTTTGGAGTTTGGAGTGTATGCTGGATTTTGTTGCTACTCAACTCACTTgctaaatattttaattattctagATCTCTGTTGATATTAGATTttaattttgctatttttttttaagtacTGAATTCTAAGGCAATGAAAGTATACCTATGTATTTATTGTGTTtagaaaaatcataaaatcgacAAAACTGAGCTATCCGGTTTTGCTAGAAAATAGTAATTATCACCAAATGATATTATTTAGAATAAAGTTCCTatcaagaaaataaatcaaaatagaTAACAATAGTGCAGTTTAGCTCCGTTTTAATGTATTTCTTTTGAATATgggattttcaaaaattgatatttaaaagttaaattaagaatataaagtagtgaaaaaaataaagtggaaaaagaaaaagagaataagGTTTTTACCGAAAAATGAAGCAAGTATTTTAgaacaaagaaaataattattactaGTAAACATAAATCTCCATTCTCTTTTTTCCAAAGTTATCTCATAAACCCATTTTGAACCCAAAATTCCAAAATAGCTTGATatgtcaaaaatcaaaatagtgCACATGTACAATGATTGGTAAGTAAAACGTGGAATCGTGGCCTTTTCAATTTCATTATTGTATGCATTTATGAGATGTGGAATTTTGAATGATTGATATATTATAATTGCTTCGAATGGCAATAATAGCCGCAATGTCTTTAACTTACATAACTACAGTAACATTCATAAATAGGAATAATCTAATAAAGTTGTTGGGATATTTTTCTTTGCTGTAATAAGTCGATTCTGTCACATTGTCATGATTAATAGAGGACTCacataaataatgaaatattgaCTAGTAATGAGCCACGTCTAGTTTTTCAATCATGTAAATAACAACTAACAACTTATTGAATTCCTTCTCCTCTATccaaaatagtagtagtactactatcaaATCTAAGATGACTAAAATATCTACAACAAATGGAAATTTATCAATAAACTGTGTATAATTTTGATTCTCAGAGCATTACAAATTTTTTGCTtcagtttaattaaaaaaatagattttCGGATCAATTCGGATTTTATactctctcaaaatccaatccGAAATctaagggtgtccacaatggggaagctgcggccccccattgcaaaGGCCGAGAGGCGCGGCCCAGAGGCGAGAGACGTGGCTCAGCCGCGGCCGAGCCatgtgagccgcggccctcccaTTGCAAAGGCCGCGAATCGCGGCTGGGCCgcgaaattttgatttttttttttaaatttcgaaatttttttataaatatacactttcattttcattttttcacttctttaTACACTTCCAATCCTTTCATTTTACACTTCCAATCCATACAAAAAAATGCAAGAAGGAGATGGTGATTCCCCTATTAATAGTACGACGAAAATTTGtctctacttctctctttattaaattatttttattatccaaattattaatctactaaaatttaataacattaaattaaattaaaaaataacattaaaaaaagcaaaaaaaaaattaacattttagagggccacatttggtggccatTTGAATTTGCATTGACTTTTTTACATTTGCCATTACAAAGGCCACATGAGAGCCACAAttggtggccgggccacaaatggtggcctttgaaggccaccattgtggacactctaaatgCTCGaactccaaatccaaatccgGGACTATTATCCAAATCCTTCAACTGAAGAAAGATGCACTAAGCATACGTGTGAAAGCAAATACCGAAGGCTTCTGAATCAAAGTTGAACAAAATCGCAAGGTTCCAATAATACCAAGTAAATGTTTCTAAAACTGTGAAATAAGCGGCTCAGTTTAACTTTAGAAAAAATTGGAGAACAGAAGACGACCTTGGCACTTGTTTATCCATTGCTGTACACAAACTTCCTCGAAAAGAACAGGACTCGAGCTCAATTAGAACGAACCGGAGACTGATCTGCTAGTTGCCCTGGCTTGCAGCAAAATGAGGCCTCAAGGACAACTGTAGATCGTGACTAAGGAAAAAAACCATGCCCTTACCAAACTATAGGGACTACTCATTGCTGCTGGAGTTTCGGTTTTTTCAGTGATCTCTTCAAATTTGACTGGACTGACACAAAGCAAAGAAGTTATAAGGGCAATCTGAACAGGAATACTTAATCTCTTGAATGTGATTTCCTGAGCAAACTTTGAGAAGTAGTCTCTTAATTTCTGAACACCAGGATCATCGTATCCGCCAGCACCAACTCCAAGCCTGCGGGACACACGTAGAAGTCAGATGCTTCTTTTTTGTAGAACAGTTTTAAACAAATAATCTCGAAGGCATATATAATCTTTTACACTGTATAGCTCATATTTAGTAGAGAAAAATGAGGCTAAGCAACAGCAAGCGGTAATCATAAATTTTACTAGGACATGTGCGTACAGATTGTTTGGGACAATACCTCCCAAGTTGGCCGAGAAGTGTGATGATAGTAGCAGAGAATCCTTCTGTTAAATTTAACTTCAAAGTTTGACAAATCGGCCCTATGGTGTTATC
This window contains:
- the LOC121756951 gene encoding two-pore potassium channel 3-like produces the protein MKVCPFQVPAQPNNPLIFSFSTQIHMDEPFISYTNTGRSLPPLLPLPENNEICIPPPPITPSPREIKDILIFGSPSSSSSPFKDSIFRDICIPPPPITPSPREIKDILIFGSPSSSSPGLKDSIFTERLNLDNNQKQSSHDPEIPQSWLINPNYPPSTSNLHRSKTAPAMAAINEIDNCSNPKPPPKFATPSIVKQGVIFLIIYLSFGVIIYSFNIDSFTAIRTHPVVDALYFCIVTMCTIGYGDITPDSTATKLFSVTFVLVGFGFIDILLSGMVSYMLDLQENHLLKTIKSRGAHDPPSYIIDVKKGRMRIRMKVALALGVVVLCIGVGVGVMHFVERLDLLDSFYLSVMSVTTVGYGDRAFKSLPGRVFASVWLLVSTLAVARAFLYLTELRVERRHRRMAQWVLGQDMTVSQFLAADIDNNGFVTKSEFVVYKLKEMGKVTEKDILQICKQFERLDEGNCGKITLADLMESHH